A genomic region of Dunckerocampus dactyliophorus isolate RoL2022-P2 chromosome 8, RoL_Ddac_1.1, whole genome shotgun sequence contains the following coding sequences:
- the tomm6 gene encoding mitochondrial import receptor subunit TOM6 homolog, which translates to MSGASVKKSPSGSSSVMNWISSAYRFASDRNDFRRNLLVNLGLFAAGVWVARNLSDFDLMAPQPVT; encoded by the exons ATGAGCGGAGCCAGTGTCAAAAAGAGCCCGTCTGGTTCGTCAAGCGTCATGAATTGGATCAGTTCGGCCTACCGCTTTGCATCAGACAGAAATGATTTCAGAAG gAATCTTCTCGTTAATCTGGGGTTGTTTGCAGCTGGTGTTTGGGTTGCAAGAAATCTCTCCGATTTTGACTTAATGGCCCCTCAGCCTGTCACGTAA